Proteins from a genomic interval of Phoenix dactylifera cultivar Barhee BC4 unplaced genomic scaffold, palm_55x_up_171113_PBpolish2nd_filt_p 000265F, whole genome shotgun sequence:
- the LOC103698800 gene encoding aspartyl protease AED1-like, producing MLTNPAKPSFYYVELIGLSVGGKNLPIPPSTFTDTGTIIYSGTVITYLPSSGYSALRDEFRRQMANYSMAPPLPICLLSIDPSGVSAQTLAASSGNKLTVVHRHGPCSPIINTRQKLNHRQILHRDQARVISLHNRISAASRKDKSTGITVPDHVGISFSTSDYIVTVGFGTPKKSFSVIFDTGSDISWIQCRPCAGGCYSQNETLFDPSQSSNYANISCSSAVCLSFGSACDASSTCIYAVRYGDNSSTVGFLAQETLTLTPSNVLTNFEFGCGEKNKGLFGSVAGLVGLGRGEVSLASQAAQEYGGVFSYCLPPRVSSTGYLTLGASGPAPNVRFTPMLANPAKPSFYYVELIGLSVGGKNLPIPPSTFTDTGTIIDSGTVITYLPSSGYSALRDEFRRQMANYSMAPPLPMLDTCYNFTGVGSISLPSVGLRFSGGVTLDVDPSGILYPASISQACLAFSGNSDPSSISIIGNTVQRTYDIVYDVARGMIGFGAGGCS from the exons ATGCTCACCAATCCGGCGAAACCCTCCTTCTACTATGTTGAACTAATAGGACTAAGTGTTGGAGGAAAGAATTTACCGATACCGCCGAGCACCTTCACAGATACCGGAACTATCATCTACTCCGGCACGGTGATCACCTACCTTCCATCGTCGGGCTACTCTGCACTTCGTGATGAATTCAGGCGGCAGATGGCAAACTATTCCATGGCGCCTCCACTGCCAAT ATGCCTGCTTAGTATTGACCCTTCTGGCGTTTCTGCACAAACTCTTGCAGCATCCTCTGGTAATAAGCTGACGGTCGTTCACCGGCACGGCCCCTGCTCGCCCATCATCAACACCAGGCAAAAGCTGAACCACAGGCAGATCCTCCACCGTGACCAAGCCCGGGTCATTTCCCTCCACAACCGGATATCCGCTGCTTCCAGGAAGGATAAATCGACCGGCATCACGGTGCCCGACCATGTCGGCATCTCGTTCAGCACCTCAGACTACATCGTGACGGTGGGCTTCGGCACTCCCAAAAAGAGTTTCTCGGTGATCTTCGACACCGGCAGCGACATCTCATGGATCCAATGCAGGCCATGCGCCGGCGGGTGCTACTCCCAGAATGAGACGCTCTTCGACCCATCCCAATCGTCTAACTATGCCAATATATCATGCAGCTCAGCCGTCTGCCTCTCATTCGGCTCAGCTTGCGATGCATCATCGACTTGCATCTACGCTGTCCGATACGGTGACAATTCCTCCACTGTTGGCTTCCTTGCGCAGGAGACCCTCACCTTGACGCCCTCTAACGTGCTGACAAACTTCGAATTCGGGTGCGGGGAGAAGAACAAAGGCCTCTTCGGTAGCGTCGCCGGGCTGGTAGGCCTCGGCCGTGGCGAGGTGTCATTGGCATCGCAAGCAGCACAGGAATATGGCGGAGTCTTCTCCTACTGCCTCCCGCCGAGGGTCAGCTCGACCGGGTATCTGACACTGGGAGCCAGCGGGCCGGCCCCCAACGTCAGATTTACGCCGATGCTCGCCAATCCGGCGAAACCCTCCTTCTACTATGTTGAGCTAATAGGACTAAGTGTTGGAGGAAAGAATTTACCGATACCGCCGAGCACCTTCACAGATACCGGAACTATCATCGACTCCGGCACGGTGATCACCTACCTTCCATCGTCGGGCTACTCTGCACTTCGTGATGAATTCAGGCGGCAGATGGCAAACTATTCCATGGCGCCTCCACTGCCAATGTTGGATACTTGCTATAATTTTACTGGGGTTGGTTCGATATCATTGCCTTCGGTTGGTCTAAGATTTAGCGGCGGAGTGACGCTCGATGTCGATCCTTCGGGCATACTTTATCCTGCGAGCATCTCGCAAGCATGTCTAGCGTTTTCTGGAAACAGCGATCcgagctcgatctccatcattgGCAACACGGTGCAGCGGACGTACGACATTGTTTATGATGTTGCCAGGGGAATGATTGGGTTCGGAGCCGGAGGCTGCAGCTGA